One genomic window of Acidobacteriota bacterium includes the following:
- a CDS encoding sulfatase-like hydrolase/transferase has protein sequence MHSTRAKIAWTTVVLALLDVARMPIETIPSVGPLAYLATEALKSLALYGLTLAALHLIGRSWPELWGTLVLAAIGIAFVKRATGIAPWILDAEIVAILAVLGGWALTKPIARPIAIAVLVVAIILCVPVVRAATTLAEPLDATRTPGAPDVVLIVVDSLREDARIPSLDALGAIGVRFTAATSASPSSAPSTASILTSRLPGDHGVIGASDVLREGVTTLAEAFRARGYATRAVVRGPVISRSQRLDRGFETWTEEPEPKIEARASRPSFTYLALGDLDQSFPRGMLEGILRGEITLTPERLTTARARYAENAAHADREIGRLVEELGARIAGGELLFAVTSTHGEEFMEHGSLGHGQTLYHELIDVPLVIAGKGIVPGSVIADPVSLLDVAPTLLDLATHSKEESFRGRSLAAWLTDPRASHGVMTVESEVDAPPGPRASRRGSRSA, from the coding sequence ATGCACTCGACGCGCGCCAAGATCGCCTGGACGACCGTCGTCCTCGCCCTCCTCGACGTCGCCCGCATGCCGATCGAGACGATCCCGAGCGTCGGCCCCCTCGCGTATCTCGCCACCGAAGCCCTGAAGTCCCTCGCCCTGTACGGCCTCACCCTCGCCGCGCTCCACCTCATCGGAAGAAGCTGGCCCGAGCTCTGGGGAACCCTGGTCCTCGCGGCCATCGGCATCGCCTTCGTGAAGCGAGCCACAGGCATCGCCCCCTGGATCCTCGATGCCGAGATCGTCGCCATCCTCGCCGTCCTCGGAGGCTGGGCGCTGACGAAGCCGATCGCAAGGCCGATCGCGATCGCCGTCCTGGTCGTCGCCATCATCCTCTGCGTCCCCGTCGTCCGGGCCGCGACGACGCTGGCCGAGCCCCTCGACGCCACCCGGACACCCGGCGCCCCCGACGTCGTCCTGATCGTCGTCGACTCGCTGAGAGAGGACGCGAGGATTCCGAGCCTCGACGCCCTCGGCGCCATCGGTGTCCGCTTCACGGCCGCCACGAGCGCCTCCCCGAGCAGCGCGCCGTCCACCGCGTCGATTCTCACGAGCCGCCTCCCCGGAGACCACGGGGTCATCGGCGCGTCCGACGTCCTGCGGGAGGGAGTGACGACGCTGGCCGAGGCGTTCCGCGCGAGGGGCTACGCGACGCGCGCGGTCGTCCGCGGCCCCGTCATCTCCAGGTCCCAGCGCCTCGACCGGGGGTTCGAGACGTGGACGGAGGAACCCGAGCCGAAGATCGAAGCCCGAGCGAGCCGCCCGAGCTTCACGTACCTCGCCCTCGGCGATCTCGACCAGTCGTTCCCCCGCGGCATGCTCGAGGGGATCCTGAGAGGCGAGATCACGCTGACTCCCGAGCGCCTCACGACCGCGAGGGCCCGCTACGCCGAGAATGCCGCCCACGCCGACCGCGAGATCGGCCGCCTCGTCGAGGAGCTGGGAGCGAGGATCGCGGGAGGTGAGCTCCTCTTCGCCGTCACCTCCACCCACGGCGAGGAGTTCATGGAGCACGGATCCCTCGGCCACGGCCAGACCCTCTACCACGAGCTGATCGACGTGCCGCTCGTGATCGCGGGCAAGGGGATCGTCCCCGGCTCGGTGATCGCGGATCCCGTCTCGCTCCTCGACGTCGCCCCGACTCTCCTCGATCTCGCGACGCACTCGAAGGAGGAGTCCTTCCGCGGCCGGAGCCTCGCGGCGTGGCTCACCGACCCGCGGGCGTCCCACGGGGTGATGACCGTCGAATCCGAGGTGGATGCCCCGCCGGGGCCGCGAGCCTCGAGACGTGGCTCGAGGAGCGCGTGA
- a CDS encoding type II toxin-antitoxin system HicB family antitoxin, with amino-acid sequence MKPTVILEPSDEGGFTVFVPALPGCISEGDTREEALENIQEAIRLYVEPVDDEIEALSNSEVIEITV; translated from the coding sequence GTGAAGCCCACAGTCATTCTTGAACCCAGCGATGAAGGCGGATTCACCGTGTTCGTGCCAGCGCTGCCAGGATGCATCAGCGAAGGTGATACCCGCGAGGAGGCGCTCGAGAACATCCAGGAAGCGATCCGACTCTACGTCGAGCCCGTCGACGACGAGATCGAGGCCCTGAGCAACTCTGAGGTCATCGAAATCACCGTGTAA
- a CDS encoding retropepsin-like domain-containing protein, translated as MRSDKSRRDLEALDKLKRRAQAENPRVEFDVTPQGLLQPGPVILAHVGVTAAHEKALLAASLPVPPRVPCRFLIDTGADGCMIKHEIAERAGLKLINSGVPMHGVGVDTTGRVYIGRIVFVIQSERLSGVEHEIAANTEITSGSLMDSKVIDGLLGRNMLASTELIYNGVTGKVSLKFTR; from the coding sequence GTGCGCTCCGACAAATCCCGGCGCGACCTGGAAGCGCTGGACAAGTTGAAACGACGCGCACAGGCTGAAAATCCGCGAGTCGAGTTCGACGTCACTCCCCAGGGACTGCTGCAACCGGGCCCGGTCATTCTCGCGCACGTCGGCGTGACTGCCGCCCACGAGAAAGCCTTACTGGCTGCGAGTCTGCCGGTTCCTCCACGCGTGCCGTGTCGCTTCCTGATTGATACCGGAGCGGACGGTTGCATGATCAAGCACGAGATCGCGGAGCGGGCCGGGCTCAAGCTGATCAACTCCGGTGTCCCCATGCACGGAGTCGGCGTGGACACGACGGGCCGGGTCTACATCGGCCGCATCGTCTTCGTGATTCAATCTGAGAGGCTCTCGGGCGTGGAGCATGAAATCGCGGCGAACACGGAAATCACCAGTGGCAGTCTCATGGACTCGAAAGTCATCGACGGTTTGCTCGGCCGAAACATGCTGGCGAGCACGGAACTGATCTACAACGGCGTCACGGGCAAGGTGAGCTTGAAGTTCACCAGGTAG
- a CDS encoding nucleotidyltransferase family protein, with translation MRSAQDVLGEDRLLWEFWLHHGYEAEGLRARLRELPPDANGDYLAANSLYGCFEEGLLDLLSTESAGSLLPAARRVAEGPAPRVTLDDPEGKLLALVSLRPERGRAIAEAASRVRSWPAFHRAVGRANLVTAAAPALALGGDAVDAGTREALTRAAAGIRARNERLLDLLSRLLDAFAAAGLTPILLKETALQQLAFTGPGDRMIGDLDILFADSEVDAADRILESMGYASFEGIWSRAWYREHHHHLAPRVSAAEAVKIEPHTGIWIPSGSCAPILPEMIAASRPHPRLRARRPAPAHILFHLLIDIHGNVSIGKMYQVADVAALLRVEGREIDPSVLTDLAQRTGATAFLEDSLFVLARAYGEAFIAGSCPGLERLIPRRRPTLEHAGLRRLALMNLCGFEPSASPLSIAGIRLLHKTLLRPGGRSGRVAFLLRALSGGEGESEGMGDIARRSRNSRAGQLARAATFPFRAAYRAVRGWRRS, from the coding sequence GTGCGCAGCGCCCAGGACGTCCTCGGGGAAGACCGGCTCCTCTGGGAGTTCTGGCTGCATCACGGCTACGAGGCCGAGGGGCTTCGCGCCCGGCTCCGCGAGCTCCCCCCGGACGCCAACGGCGACTACCTCGCCGCGAACTCCCTCTACGGCTGCTTCGAGGAAGGTCTCCTCGATCTCCTCTCGACGGAGTCGGCCGGCTCGCTTCTTCCCGCTGCCCGCCGCGTCGCGGAGGGCCCCGCCCCGAGGGTGACGCTCGACGACCCGGAGGGGAAGCTCCTCGCCCTCGTGTCGCTGCGCCCGGAGCGGGGCCGCGCGATCGCCGAGGCGGCCTCGCGCGTGAGATCCTGGCCCGCCTTCCATCGCGCCGTCGGCCGCGCGAACCTCGTGACCGCGGCCGCTCCCGCGCTCGCGCTCGGGGGGGACGCCGTCGACGCCGGGACGCGCGAGGCGCTCACCCGCGCGGCGGCCGGCATCCGCGCGCGCAACGAGCGCCTCCTCGATCTCCTCTCCCGCCTCCTCGACGCCTTCGCGGCGGCCGGCCTCACGCCGATCCTGTTGAAGGAGACGGCGCTCCAGCAGCTCGCCTTCACCGGGCCAGGGGACCGGATGATCGGCGACCTCGACATCCTCTTCGCGGACTCGGAGGTCGACGCCGCGGATCGGATCCTCGAGTCGATGGGGTACGCGTCGTTCGAGGGGATCTGGTCGCGCGCCTGGTACCGGGAGCACCACCACCATCTCGCCCCCCGCGTCAGCGCCGCCGAAGCGGTGAAGATCGAGCCGCACACCGGCATCTGGATCCCGTCGGGCTCGTGCGCGCCGATCCTCCCGGAGATGATCGCGGCGAGCCGCCCTCACCCCCGGCTTCGCGCGCGGCGCCCCGCGCCGGCGCACATCCTCTTCCACCTTCTCATCGACATCCACGGGAACGTCTCGATCGGTAAGATGTACCAGGTCGCCGACGTCGCGGCCCTCCTGCGCGTCGAGGGTCGCGAGATCGATCCTTCCGTGCTCACCGACCTCGCGCAGCGCACCGGGGCGACGGCGTTTCTCGAGGACTCGCTCTTCGTCCTCGCGCGCGCCTACGGCGAGGCTTTCATCGCCGGGTCGTGTCCGGGGCTCGAACGGCTGATCCCCCGCCGGCGCCCCACGCTGGAGCATGCGGGGCTCCGCCGTCTCGCGCTCATGAACCTCTGCGGCTTCGAGCCGTCGGCGAGCCCGCTGTCGATCGCGGGGATTCGGCTGCTGCACAAGACGCTCTTGCGTCCCGGCGGGCGAAGCGGGCGGGTCGCCTTCCTTCTCCGGGCGCTGTCGGGCGGGGAAGGGGAGTCCGAGGGGATGGGGGACATCGCGCGGAGGAGCCGGAACTCGCGGGCCGGTCAGCTCGCCCGGGCCGCGACCTTCCCGTTCCGCGCGGCGTACCGCGCCGTGCGGGGTTGGCGCCGCTCCTGA
- a CDS encoding polyprenol monophosphomannose synthase, protein MAVIPTYNESENIQSIVKAVRSLPYDIEVCIVDDGSPDGTGEIADDMSKADPGVHVLHRSGKLGLGTAYVAGFKYALSQQVDVIIEMDADFSHDPNSLPDFLNKIREADLVIGSRYRNGVRVINWSFKRLLLSKMATIYVNMITGIPGSVISDATAGFKCYRRTVLEAIDLDRIHSNGYAFQIEMKYRAYRKGFRLAEVPITFNDRHVGQSKMNNAIIFEALWIVWRLRLGI, encoded by the coding sequence ATGGCCGTGATCCCGACGTACAACGAGTCGGAGAACATCCAGTCGATCGTGAAGGCGGTGCGCTCCCTCCCGTACGACATCGAGGTGTGCATCGTCGACGACGGCAGCCCCGACGGCACCGGGGAGATCGCCGACGACATGTCGAAGGCCGACCCCGGCGTCCACGTGCTGCACCGGAGCGGGAAGCTGGGCTTAGGCACCGCGTACGTCGCCGGCTTCAAGTACGCCCTCAGCCAGCAGGTCGACGTCATCATCGAGATGGACGCCGACTTCTCGCACGACCCGAACTCCCTCCCCGACTTCCTCAACAAGATCCGCGAGGCCGATCTCGTGATCGGGAGCCGCTACCGAAACGGCGTCCGCGTCATCAACTGGTCCTTCAAGCGCCTCCTGCTGTCGAAGATGGCGACCATCTACGTGAACATGATCACGGGGATCCCGGGCTCGGTCATCAGCGACGCGACCGCCGGCTTCAAGTGCTACCGGCGGACCGTCCTCGAGGCGATCGACCTCGACCGGATCCACTCGAACGGCTACGCCTTCCAGATCGAGATGAAGTACCGCGCCTACCGCAAGGGGTTCCGCCTCGCGGAGGTCCCCATCACCTTCAACGATCGCCACGTCGGCCAGTCGAAGATGAACAACGCGATCATCTTCGAGGCGCTCTGGATCGTCTGGCGCCTCCGCCTGGGGATTTGA
- a CDS encoding flippase-like domain-containing protein, translating to MRGRRLGRWALRWIGPALFLAFWYVSDHAQIRGLLGRARWLPLVGSAAINLALLVIKAWRWREIMKLQAIDYGFAPSVRAYTIASAIASWTPGRLGDFTKAFSVSREKGISFGRAASSVIADRLLDAFALTLVAAAGAGFLLGPVGGTVTWCLVALAGVIAWTLYRWTSQAGPEKASAAFGRVGLARAGRELGDAIAGLEQMATPSGRRPALVALVSTLASTLLTFLQGYLVAVSLGVPVAFLRLAAGLAGASIAALLPLTISGIGIREATLAFYLGPGGISLPQVVSFSVAFLLVVSGSAALYGALAYMFWRAPVIPHGAHPTAPPPAPVTGEGAPRG from the coding sequence GTGCGAGGGCGGCGTCTCGGCCGTTGGGCCCTTCGGTGGATCGGGCCGGCGCTCTTCCTCGCCTTCTGGTACGTGAGCGATCACGCGCAGATCCGCGGGCTCCTCGGGCGCGCGCGGTGGCTCCCGCTCGTCGGCAGCGCCGCGATCAACCTGGCCCTCCTGGTCATCAAGGCATGGAGATGGCGTGAGATCATGAAGCTTCAGGCGATCGACTACGGGTTTGCGCCGTCCGTGCGCGCGTACACCATCGCCTCGGCCATCGCGTCGTGGACCCCGGGGAGGCTCGGCGATTTCACGAAGGCCTTCTCCGTCAGCCGCGAGAAGGGGATCTCGTTCGGCCGCGCCGCCTCGTCGGTGATCGCCGATCGCCTCCTCGACGCCTTCGCCCTCACCCTCGTCGCCGCGGCCGGCGCGGGATTCCTCCTCGGCCCCGTCGGCGGCACGGTGACCTGGTGCCTCGTCGCCCTCGCCGGCGTCATCGCGTGGACGCTGTACCGGTGGACGAGCCAGGCCGGTCCCGAGAAGGCCAGCGCTGCCTTCGGCAGGGTGGGCCTCGCGCGCGCCGGGCGCGAGCTCGGCGACGCGATCGCGGGCCTCGAGCAGATGGCGACCCCCTCCGGGCGGCGGCCGGCTCTCGTCGCCCTCGTCTCCACGCTCGCCTCGACGCTTCTCACGTTTCTCCAGGGATACCTCGTCGCCGTCAGCCTCGGCGTGCCGGTCGCCTTCCTGCGGCTCGCGGCCGGGCTCGCGGGGGCGAGCATCGCGGCGCTCCTCCCGCTGACAATCTCGGGCATCGGCATCCGCGAGGCGACGCTGGCCTTCTATCTGGGCCCGGGCGGCATCTCGCTTCCCCAGGTCGTCAGCTTCTCGGTCGCATTCCTCCTCGTCGTGAGCGGCAGCGCCGCGCTCTACGGCGCCCTCGCGTACATGTTCTGGCGCGCCCCGGTGATCCCGCACGGCGCGCACCCCACCGCCCCGCCGCCCGCCCCGGTGACGGGAGAAGGAGCGCCCCGTGGCTGA
- a CDS encoding glycosyltransferase family 2 protein, with product MRVCAIIAAYNEGPNIAAVIAGVKAVLKPGDEVLVVDDGSVDDTSEAARGAGARVVRQEPNQGKGKAIQRGLKEATGDVVLFIDGDGQDYPSEIPLLLAELDRGADFVNGSKFIGTMKEGAISTPNYFGNKFMSGLINILFGVHITDSQAGYRAIRLDKVRAIPLTAKEYEIETEMLIKSIKRGLKIVEVPVTRDRRAAGRTNFKRIRNGLIILGTILKLRFTAA from the coding sequence ATGAGAGTCTGCGCCATCATCGCCGCCTACAACGAAGGCCCGAACATCGCCGCCGTCATCGCCGGAGTGAAGGCCGTGCTGAAGCCCGGCGACGAGGTCCTCGTCGTCGACGACGGCTCGGTCGACGACACCTCCGAGGCGGCCCGCGGCGCCGGAGCGCGCGTCGTGCGCCAGGAGCCGAACCAGGGGAAGGGGAAGGCGATCCAGCGCGGCCTGAAGGAGGCGACGGGAGACGTCGTCCTCTTCATCGACGGGGACGGCCAGGACTACCCTTCGGAGATCCCGCTCCTCCTCGCCGAGCTGGACAGGGGGGCCGACTTCGTCAACGGCTCGAAGTTCATCGGGACGATGAAGGAAGGGGCCATCAGCACGCCGAACTACTTCGGCAACAAGTTCATGAGCGGGCTCATCAACATCCTCTTCGGCGTGCACATCACCGACTCGCAGGCGGGGTACCGCGCCATCCGCCTCGACAAGGTGCGCGCCATCCCGCTCACCGCGAAGGAGTACGAGATCGAGACCGAGATGCTCATCAAGTCGATCAAGCGCGGGCTGAAGATCGTCGAGGTCCCGGTCACGCGCGATCGCCGCGCGGCGGGGCGCACGAACTTCAAGAGAATCCGGAACGGCCTCATCATCCTGGGCACGATTCTCAAGCTCCGGTTCACGGCGGCCTGA
- a CDS encoding glycosyltransferase family 2 protein, translated as MRATEEAPSAAVRKDEALPRAVSIVMPAYNEEAGIGKVLDSLKQALGGGAWAFEIIVVDDGSSDRTGEIARGHGVTVVTHAANRGYGASLKSGIRAAASPFILIIDADGTYPSDAIHRLLELAPGHDMVVGARTGKSVHIPLVRRPAKWFLRRLASYLSSTEIPDLNSGLRIFRRDRSLRFFPILPAGFSFTTTITLALLCNDFRVAFVPIDYSKRHGRSKIRPIRDTLNFLVLILRAILYFNPLRIFIPACLPILAAFAVSAGWDVFVREDLTEKTLILLFAGLQILAIGVLADMISKGLRGPDPSA; from the coding sequence ATGAGAGCGACTGAAGAGGCGCCGAGCGCGGCGGTGCGGAAGGACGAGGCCCTTCCGCGCGCGGTCTCCATCGTCATGCCCGCCTACAACGAGGAGGCGGGGATCGGTAAGGTCCTGGACTCCCTCAAGCAGGCGCTCGGCGGCGGCGCGTGGGCCTTCGAGATCATCGTCGTGGACGACGGCTCGTCGGACCGCACCGGGGAGATCGCCCGCGGCCACGGGGTCACCGTCGTCACCCACGCGGCGAACCGGGGGTACGGCGCCTCCCTCAAGAGCGGGATCCGCGCGGCCGCGTCCCCCTTCATCCTGATCATTGACGCCGACGGGACGTACCCGAGCGACGCGATCCACCGCCTGCTGGAGCTCGCCCCCGGCCACGACATGGTCGTCGGCGCGCGCACCGGGAAGAGCGTGCACATCCCCCTTGTGAGGCGCCCCGCGAAGTGGTTCCTGCGGCGGCTCGCGTCGTACCTCTCGAGCACGGAGATCCCCGATCTGAACTCGGGGCTGAGGATCTTCCGGCGCGATCGCTCGCTGCGCTTCTTCCCGATCCTTCCGGCCGGATTCTCCTTCACGACGACGATCACGCTGGCGCTCCTGTGCAACGACTTCCGCGTCGCCTTCGTCCCCATCGACTACTCGAAGCGGCACGGCCGGTCGAAGATCCGCCCCATCCGCGACACGCTGAACTTCCTCGTGCTGATCCTGCGCGCGATCCTCTACTTCAACCCTCTCCGCATCTTCATCCCGGCCTGTCTCCCGATCCTCGCCGCCTTCGCCGTGAGCGCGGGGTGGGACGTCTTCGTGCGCGAGGACCTGACGGAGAAGACGCTGATCCTCCTCTTCGCCGGCCTCCAGATCCTGGCGATCGGCGTGCTGGCCGACATGATCAGCAAGGGGCTCCGGGGGCCGGACCCCTCCGCGTGA